TATAACGCAAGGCACTGATGGTCTAGAGGCATGACTTTGGCCTTCCAAGCCAATAGCCCGGGTTCGAATCCCGGTCGGTGCACTCCCTTTTTGTGGGTTTTTTCTTGGACTCGTGGTCTAGTGGTATGACGTCTCCTTCACACGGAGAAGGTCAGGAGTTCGAATCTCCTCGGGTCCATTCGATATTATATTTCTTCAATAGGAATTACGCGGTGATGAGTTTCATCGTTTGAGATTTTTCTGTCCTTGATCTCACTTAGAGTACCACGGAATGGACTGAGCACACAGAGCTTCACGGAAAAAAATGAAATGCACGGAGAACGCCTGCGGCACCATATCGCATGCCTTTGGCCTGCTCACCGCTTCGCGGGAATGCACGGAATATATTTTTTCATATTTTGAGAGAATAAGAGGAAATAAATTACCTCGGAAATCTTTTCGTGCATTCCGTGGTTATTTCAAGCAAAACCACATGTCGCAAAACCCCACCGCGTAACTCCTATTCAAAAAAAAATTCTGAATTTTATTTTTCTTCGAGCCGCTGTGTTGAAAAACGCTTCACTGGTAGTATGCCACCAGCGACTCAAACAGCTGCATCATGAACTTATCAGGAACATTGCGGTACAGTCCCTCGCCCACGCGTTCAGAGTGTCCCATTTTACCGAGCACACGACCGTCCGGCGAGGTGATCGCTTCAATTGCCATGAAGGAGTTGTTCGGGTTGAAGTGAATGTCAGATGTCGGTTGGTTGTCGAGGTCGACATACTGCGCAGCAACCTGACCGTTTGCGATGAGGTCTGCGACAGTGTCGGCGCCCGCGAGGAAGCGTCCCTCGCCGTGGGAGATCGGAACAGCGAAGACATCATCCACATTCACGCGCGACAGCCACGGCGACTTCACCGAGGCGACACGCGTCCGTACAATCCTTGACTGGTGGCGGCCGATGGTGTTGAAGGTGAGCGTCGGCGAGTTCTCGTCCACGTCAACGATCTCGCCGTAGGGAACAAGGCCCAGTTTGATCAGTGCCTGGAACCCGTTGCAGATGCCGCACATGAGGCCGTCGCGATTCTTGAGAAGGTCATGCACGGCATCCTTGATTTTTGCGTTGCGGAAGAATGCAGTGATGAACTTGCCAGAGCCATCCGGTTCGTCGCCGCCGGAGAAGCCGCCGGGGATAAAGATGGCATGCGAGCGGCGGATGGCGTCAGCTATGGCGTCAACAGAATTTGCAATGTCTTCTGCGGTCATGTTGTTGATGACGATAACCTCGGGAACAGCGCCGGCACGTGCGACAGCCTTCGCGCTGTCGTACTCACAGTTCGTTCCCGGAAACACCGGAATAAGAACGCGGGGCTGTGACACACGGACACGCGGCTTTGCGGTGTTTCGGTCGCTGAACGTAATCTTTGGAATCGCTGCAGACTCTTGAGAGATGTTGCAGGGGAACACCGACTCAAGCTTTGCCTCATACACCTGCCGGAGGTTTGCGAGCGAAATTGTTTCGCTGCCAAGCCGTAGTTCGGGAACGGATGTTGTTGTGCCGAGAAGCGTGCCAACCGCTTCAGCATCAGCGTCAAGCTCAAGAATGAACGATCCGTAGCGGTAGGAGAACAGATCATCGAGGGGGACGTCGTTTGTGTACGTAAGACCGATGTTGTTGCCAAGAGCCATCTTGAAAACTCCCTCGGCAATACCGCCGGCAACCGGCGTCCAGCAGGAGAGGACCTGACCTTTTCGCATCAGCTCTGTCACACGAGAGAATGTTTCCAGAAGCGAGGGGGTTGGCGGCAGGCCGCCCTCTAAGTCATAGGCAGGAGAGAGAAGGACCACACGGTGGTCCGGGCCTTTGAACTCGTTTGAGATGATGTTCTGGATCTTTTCTGTGGTAACCGCAAACGATATCAGGGTGGGCGGGACATTGAGCTGCTCAAACGAGCCGCTCATCGAGTCCTTGCCGCCAATCGCACCGATGCCAAGACCCATCTGAGCTGAGAGTGCGCCAAGCAGGGCAGAGACCGGTTTGCCCCAGCGTTTCGGATCAAGCCCTAATCGTTCAAAATACTCCTGAAACGACAGGTAGACATCAGAAAATGCGGCACCGGTTGCGACAAGCTTTGCAACACTTTCGACGACCGCGAGGTACGCGCTGTGATACGGACTCTTCTCTGCGATTGCAGGATTATAGCCCCATGCCATTAAGGAACAGTCATCGGTGTCTCCGTGTTCAACGGAAATCTTTGTGACCATCGCCTGCACCGGCGTCTGTTGATATTTTCCGCCGAACGGCATCAGAACAGCGCCGGCACCAATGGTTGAGTCAAATCTCTCCGAGAGGCCGCGCTTTGAACAGATGTTCAGGTCGCCCGCAAGAGCTGAGTAGTTTTCCGTGAAGGTTCCGGAGAACGGTTTTGAGAATGGTTCCGGTGCGGCAAGTTCAGCAGAGATGTGTTTTTCTACGCCGTTTGAGTTCAGGAACTCGCGGGAGATGTCAACGATCACGTCATCGTTCCATGTCATTACGACCCTGGGCTCGGCAGTCACCTCGGCAACGACTGTGGCCTCGAGATTTTCCGCATGGGAAAGAGCGATGAATTTTTCTGCGTCAGCTGCGGCAACGACGACCGCCATTCGTTCCTGCGACTCGCTGATAGCAAGCTCGGTGCCATCGAGACCGTCGTATTTTTTCGGGACCGCATTGAGATTGATTGAGACGCCGTCGGCGAGTTCACCGATCGCAACCGAGACGCCGCCTGCACCAAAGTCATTGCAGCGTTTGATGAGGATAGATGCAGCCGGGTTTCTGAACAGACGCTGAATTTTTCGCTCCTCGGGAGCGTTTCCTTTCTGCACTTCAGCACCGCAGGACTCAAGCGAGTCAGCTGTGTGGGATTTGGAGGAGCCGGTCGCACCGCCGCAGCCGTCCCTGCCGGTCCTTCCACCGAGAAGAATTATTTTGTCGCTCGGAATAGGGGACTCGCGGCGGACGTTTGATGCCGGTGCCGCACCGATGACGGCTCCGACCTCCATGCGTTTTGCGACATATCCCGGATGATAGAGTTCGTCCACCATGCCGGTTGCAAGACCGATCTGGTTGCCGTAGGAGCTGTAGCCGGCTGCCGCAGTGGTGACAATTTTTCTCTGAGGAAGTTTACCGGGGAGGGTCTGGTCGACTGGTGCAAGCGGATTTCCTGCACCGGTGAGCCGCATGGCAGCGTATACATATGCTCTGCCGGAGAGCGGGTCGCGGATTGCGCCGCCGATGCAGGTTGCAGCACCGCCGAATGGTTCGATCTCGGTCGGGTGGTTGTGGGTCTCGTTTTTGAATAAGAGCAGCCAGTTTTCGTCTTTGCCGTCAACAGCGACGGTTATCCTGACGGTGCAGGCATTGACCTCTTCGGACTCGTCAAGTTTTTCGAGCTTTCCTTGTGAGCGCAGATATTTGACGGCGATGGTGCCGATGTCCATGAGGTTGACCGGCTTAGTGCGGTTGATCTTTTTGCGCACGGCAAGGTAGTCGTCGAATGCTTTTTGAAGAAGCGGGCTTTTCGTTTTTACGGAGTCGAGGGTTGTCAGGAAGGTGGTGTGGCGGCAGTGGTCAGACCAGTAGGTGTCGATCATCTTAATTTCGGTGATGGTCGGGTCGCGGCCTGTGGTCTTGAAGTACTGCTGGCAAAATGCGATGTCGCCTGCATCCATCGCAAGCCCGAAGGACTTCGCGAAGTCTGCAAGGCCTGCGGTGTCGAGGCTGCAGAAGCCGGTCATGACGGATACTTTTTTTGGGGCTGCGCAGACAAGCGCAAGGGTTGCAGGGAGTTCGAGTGATGCTTCGCGGCTTTCAACCTGGTTGATAACGTATTTTTTGATCGCGGTGAGGTCGTCGTTGGTGATTTTTCCGCCGATGACGTAGACGCGTGCGGTTTTGATGATGGCACGTTCCTTCTGGGAGATGAGCTGAATGCACTGGGCGGCGCTGTCGGCACGCTGGTCAAACTGACCGGGGAGGAACTCGACGGCGAACATACGTTCGCCGTCACGAAGGGTGACGGCGTCAGAGACGATGTCAAGCTGGGGTTCGGAGAAAACGGTGTGTTTGGCGTACTCGAAGAGATCTTTTTCGATGTTGTCTGCGTCGTAGCGGTTTATGATTCGAAGCGTTGTGATGTTTTGTATGCCAAGCAGTGTGCGAAGCTCGCCAAGAACTGCATTTGCTTCGTTGGCAAGAGCCGGTTTTTTCTCAACGAATACTCTGAAAACCATTATGAAATCCCTTCACTCATCTCCGATATGGTACATATTATTGGGAGAGAGAGGAGTTATTTGTTTGCTGTTGGGTGGAGCGGGAAAAGAAAAAAATGAAATTTGGGCAGGATGATAATCAGAAATGTGAAGAAAAAATTATTCGAAAACGAACCGCTCATCCAAAGCAGACCCAGCGATCATAGATCGGATCGCGCTCATTCTCCCATATCTCAAGATCGCGATCAACCTCACGCGCCCAGGACCTCACCCACTGCGCCTCCTCTTCGGTTGCAACCGTAATAAGCGTCTCCGCAGTAATCCCTGCAAGCTCCTCAACAATAGGCCGCCACAGATCCTGCGTATACACATACATCTGACCAAACATAATTCCAAGGCCCCGGTCAGCATCCGGCAGATACGCAGACGCAACCGTCCCGTCAATACAGACCGTCCCTTCCGGCGTCAGGCGGCCGGACGAAAGACCGAGCGCGAGCAGAGCCGGATCATTATCATACGCAAGAGGAACGCCGCCCATCTCGCGGATGATCATCGAACCAATGCCTGAGCCCGCACACGCATCAAGACACAGCCCGGGAGCAGAAGCTCCCCAGACCTCATGCAGCAGATCACGGACCTTCTCAATCCGGTCGGCTGGAAGATCCTCGCGGGCAGGGGCAACCTCCTCAACAAGAATATTGGAAAAATGCGCACGCAGCGCATCATCAATCACCGAACGCGGTTCCTGATAGATATCCCCGTCAGTCGCAGAAAACAACGCGAACTCCTGCTCGGTCGGGCTCCGGAAACTCCAGCTCGTACCAACCCACTCATCACCCGCACGAACAGCAAAAAGCACCGGATTCTCCTCATCATCAATCAGCATCCGTGCGCCGCCGGAAGTCGGTTCTGCCTCACAGATCAGAATGCCCGGCTCCCCGTTGTTCACCAGCGACGCATAGTCAGGCTCCAAAAACCGGAGAGAGTCCAGCTCCAGCATCGAAGAAATACTCTTCATCCCTTCTTCTCCTCAAACCGTCCGATCGTGAGACCCCCGGGAGAGCGGATGATACCGCTCACCAGAGCATCCTCATGCAGCCAGACTTTGTCGCCCGAAACATCGCCGAGGATGTCGGCACCGCGCTCAATTCGAACACTGTTGGCAACCACATCACCGTGGACCGCAGTCCGCTCGCCGACCTTCACGCGGCGAATCGCATGAACACCACCGAACAGCGTCACATCATTGTGCAGAACAAGAGACTTCGCCTTGATGTTTCCATGCAGACGCGAGCTTGAACCAACCTCCATCGGGGTTGTGACCGAAAAATAACGAAGATCCATCGTCGTCCGCGGCGGAAGCACAAGCGGCTCGCTGTTCGCTTCCGAGATCATCGCATTCACCGTCTTCTCCACCTCGGCCTCATTGTCGAGGTGAAGCATCGTCATCACATACAGCAGAAGGTAGAGAATCACCGGCATCGGATTTCTGATGCTGATGTCGCCGAACGCCTTGAACTCCTTTTCGATGAAAACATTATCGCCGATGTCAAGATTGCCGCCGACCGTCAGCTTGCCGTGAACCTTCACGCCCTCGCCGAGATACGCGTCGCCGTTGCAGATGACGGTCCCGCTGATCTCACAGAAGTTATCGATCCTGAGATCGCCTTCGGCAACAACATCGCCCGTGAGTTTGCAGAACTCACAGATCACGATGTCATTGCCGTAAAGGCCGTAGCCGATGTCGCAGTGATCGCCCACGAGGATATCGTTCTTTGTCTTGAGAATGCGTTCCTGCAGCTCGGTCTTATTGGGCAGGATGCATTTCTTGAACAGTTCAGCCGTTGCAATCGCCGCAACCGCAGACTCCTCACGGTGCGGAATCTCAAGCTCCGGAATGGACTCTGCAAGAATTTCCTCTGCCGCCGGCATCTCGGCATCCTGGGAAAGCTCCGCTTCAGGAATGGGTTCTGCGACGATGATTCGTTTTTTTCCTTCTGCCATTGCTCCACCAGTGTCTTGTAAGTAATATCGTTATGCGCCGTACTTATGGGTTTTGTCAATGAGATCCAGAAGGATCGGCATGAGATCTCCACCGGAAATCCGGCACAGAGCACCGGCAGCGCAGGAAATTTCATCGTACGCGGTGACGCGGTCAACTCTCGTGCCGTCACCGCGGATGATCAGCGGCACCGGGTCTGCGCTGTGCTCTTTGATGCTGCACGGCGTTGAGTGGTCGCCGCAGACTGCGATCATGAGGCTAGGCATCTCCATGAACGGCCGAAGTTCTTTGTCAAGCTTTTCAAGGAAGTCCTTCTTCTCGGCAGCCTTGCCATCATGGCCGTACTCGTCAGCATTTTTGATGTTGAAGAGCACGAAGTCCTGAGTTTTGAACTCGTCAAGGACGAGGTCAACCTGATCATTAAGGGGAGTGTCAGGGTCAACCGGAACGCGTTTCAGACCGACCGAGCTTCCGATGCCGGCAATGAGGGCAGCTGCCGCAATAACGCTGCCGGAGAGTCCGTGACGTTCCTCGAACGGCTCGTAGGCTCCCATGACTCCGCTTCCCCGGATGAGAACGGTGTTTGCCGGGTTCTCTCCTGCGGCTTTGCGGGCAAGGTTAACCGGATGATTCTTCAGAATGTTTTCTGCCTGACGGCAGAACTCGTTGCAGACCTCTGCGGTAAATCGTGCAGAATCAGTGTCCGCACCTTCGGGATGGATGGTTTTTGGCGGGATGCCGGTGGTCTTCGGATCGTTGCTGGAAACATCAGCCGAAAGACCCTTGCCGCGGAGGGCAAGGGCCGCACGGTGACCGGTGCCAGGCTCGAACTCGATGGTTACTCCGTATTTGCTGAGGTCAACGCCGTCACGGACCGCGGCAGATATCTCGGTGGTGTCGGCGATTCGTCCGGCACGGCGGTCGATCACATTGCCCGCATCGTCAAGAGTCGCGTAGTTGGCGCGGAACCCGACCATGCCCGGTTCCATTTTGATGCCGCAGCCTGCCGCCTCCAGAGGTCCGCGGCCGGTATAGTATTGTTGGGGAGGATAGCCGAGAATGCTTAAGTGGGAGGTGTCCGAGCCCGCACGGATTCCCGGGGCTACCGGATCCATGATGCCGCAGATGCCGGTTGCGGCGAGTTCGTCAAGGTTAGGAATCTTAGCCGCCTCAAGCGGTGTTTTTCCGCCCAGACATTCGCAGGGACGGTCCCCCACGCCGTCGATGATGAGAAGAAGTATTTTGGATGCTGTCATTACCAGAATTGTTGGACGGATAAGACTAAGTGCATTGTGTTGTGTGTGAAAAGTGTCTCGAAAAAACAGTAGCGAGGAATGGATTTGAACCATCGGTCTACGGGTTATGAGCCCGTCGGGATCTCCTGACTACCCCACCTCGCTTCTAATGCTTGGGATAACATATCTGCCGTGCGCAGATAAATAGGTTTCTGTTTTATGAGTCGCCCACGATTCGCATGTCTTCGTCATAGCTCCGTTCACGAGGCGTATGCCTTCATCATAGCTCCGCCCACGGAACACACTGAACGCACGGAGTTTCAAGGAAAAACATCACGGAGCAGACGTGAACATCACGGAAATTTAAAAAAAATTTCAAAAATTATTTTGCGAGAGTTCGAAAATATTTTTTGAGTGAGAGTTCTGTGGTCGCCCACGCTCACAAAATATTTCTGAAAAAAATTTCAAAAATTATTTCGTGAGAGTCTAAAAATATTTTTTTGAGTAAGAGTTCCGTGATGTTTTTTCAGTGAAATTTTGTGACCTACCACATTCACAAAATATTTCTGAAAAAAGTTTTAAAAATTATTTCGTGGGAGTTCGAAAATATTTTTTTGAGTGAGAGTTTCGTGATGTTCACGTCTGCTCCGTGATGTTTTTTCTGTGAAATTTCCGTGTGTTCAGTGTGTTCCGTGGGCGGAGCTATGATGAAGGCATACGCCTCGTGAACGGAGCTACGACGAAGGCATGCGACTCAGAAATATCTTAGCATACACTCATTAAGATAATCTGCCCATATTTTCTGTATGGACGATCCCGAACTGGAACAGCTGAGAAAAAAACGGCTCGAGGAACTCGCGGCAACGGTTCCGCCGCCGGAAGGATGGCCGGTAGTGCACCTCACCGAGTACAACTTCAATCAGGTAACCCTGCAGAGACCAAAAATCGTGATCGACTTCTGGGCGGAATGGTGCGGCCCCTGCCGGTACTTCGGACCGATCTTTGAAGAGATGTCAACAGAGTTTCCGGAGGTTCAGTTCTGCAAATGCGACACAGACCGCAATCACGGCATCGCAACCCAGCTGCACATCACCAACATCCCCCTCGTCATGTACATCCGTGACGGCACAGCCGTTCGGATGCGGGCAGGAGCAATGTCTGCGGAAAAATTCCGCGAAGAGCTGATACAGGTATTCAGAACTGATGACACTGTTTGAGTCCTTTCACCCGACACTGCAGGAGGTGCTTCTCTCAGGACTTGGCTGGAGCGACCTCAGACCCGTGCAGGAAGAGACCTGCCGCGCCGTAGCTGACGGCGCAGACGTCGTGGTGCTCGCGCCGACCGCAGGAGGAAAAACCGAGTCAGCATTCATACCGGCAATCGACGCCCTGCTCAAATCAGGGTCCCGGGGCCTTGGGATAATCTACATCTCGCCCCTCAAAGCACTCATCAATGATCAGGAGGATCGAATCCGGATGATGTGCGAACGTGCAGGCCTCATGGTCGCCTCACAGCACGGAGATGTTGCAGCACGCGACCGGTGGAAGTTTTCCGGCGAAGGCGACCTGCCGAACATTCTTCTC
This Methanorbis rubei DNA region includes the following protein-coding sequences:
- a CDS encoding thioredoxin family protein codes for the protein MDDPELEQLRKKRLEELAATVPPPEGWPVVHLTEYNFNQVTLQRPKIVIDFWAEWCGPCRYFGPIFEEMSTEFPEVQFCKCDTDRNHGIATQLHITNIPLVMYIRDGTAVRMRAGAMSAEKFREELIQVFRTDDTV
- a CDS encoding polymer-forming cytoskeletal protein — translated: MAEGKKRIIVAEPIPEAELSQDAEMPAAEEILAESIPELEIPHREESAVAAIATAELFKKCILPNKTELQERILKTKNDILVGDHCDIGYGLYGNDIVICEFCKLTGDVVAEGDLRIDNFCEISGTVICNGDAYLGEGVKVHGKLTVGGNLDIGDNVFIEKEFKAFGDISIRNPMPVILYLLLYVMTMLHLDNEAEVEKTVNAMISEANSEPLVLPPRTTMDLRYFSVTTPMEVGSSSRLHGNIKAKSLVLHNDVTLFGGVHAIRRVKVGERTAVHGDVVANSVRIERGADILGDVSGDKVWLHEDALVSGIIRSPGGLTIGRFEEKKG
- a CDS encoding 2,3-bisphosphoglycerate-independent phosphoglycerate mutase, which produces MTASKILLLIIDGVGDRPCECLGGKTPLEAAKIPNLDELAATGICGIMDPVAPGIRAGSDTSHLSILGYPPQQYYTGRGPLEAAGCGIKMEPGMVGFRANYATLDDAGNVIDRRAGRIADTTEISAAVRDGVDLSKYGVTIEFEPGTGHRAALALRGKGLSADVSSNDPKTTGIPPKTIHPEGADTDSARFTAEVCNEFCRQAENILKNHPVNLARKAAGENPANTVLIRGSGVMGAYEPFEERHGLSGSVIAAAALIAGIGSSVGLKRVPVDPDTPLNDQVDLVLDEFKTQDFVLFNIKNADEYGHDGKAAEKKDFLEKLDKELRPFMEMPSLMIAVCGDHSTPCSIKEHSADPVPLIIRGDGTRVDRVTAYDEISCAAGALCRISGGDLMPILLDLIDKTHKYGA
- a CDS encoding phosphoribosylformylglycinamidine synthase encodes the protein MVFRVFVEKKPALANEANAVLGELRTLLGIQNITTLRIINRYDADNIEKDLFEYAKHTVFSEPQLDIVSDAVTLRDGERMFAVEFLPGQFDQRADSAAQCIQLISQKERAIIKTARVYVIGGKITNDDLTAIKKYVINQVESREASLELPATLALVCAAPKKVSVMTGFCSLDTAGLADFAKSFGLAMDAGDIAFCQQYFKTTGRDPTITEIKMIDTYWSDHCRHTTFLTTLDSVKTKSPLLQKAFDDYLAVRKKINRTKPVNLMDIGTIAVKYLRSQGKLEKLDESEEVNACTVRITVAVDGKDENWLLLFKNETHNHPTEIEPFGGAATCIGGAIRDPLSGRAYVYAAMRLTGAGNPLAPVDQTLPGKLPQRKIVTTAAAGYSSYGNQIGLATGMVDELYHPGYVAKRMEVGAVIGAAPASNVRRESPIPSDKIILLGGRTGRDGCGGATGSSKSHTADSLESCGAEVQKGNAPEERKIQRLFRNPAASILIKRCNDFGAGGVSVAIGELADGVSINLNAVPKKYDGLDGTELAISESQERMAVVVAAADAEKFIALSHAENLEATVVAEVTAEPRVVMTWNDDVIVDISREFLNSNGVEKHISAELAAPEPFSKPFSGTFTENYSALAGDLNICSKRGLSERFDSTIGAGAVLMPFGGKYQQTPVQAMVTKISVEHGDTDDCSLMAWGYNPAIAEKSPYHSAYLAVVESVAKLVATGAAFSDVYLSFQEYFERLGLDPKRWGKPVSALLGALSAQMGLGIGAIGGKDSMSGSFEQLNVPPTLISFAVTTEKIQNIISNEFKGPDHRVVLLSPAYDLEGGLPPTPSLLETFSRVTELMRKGQVLSCWTPVAGGIAEGVFKMALGNNIGLTYTNDVPLDDLFSYRYGSFILELDADAEAVGTLLGTTTSVPELRLGSETISLANLRQVYEAKLESVFPCNISQESAAIPKITFSDRNTAKPRVRVSQPRVLIPVFPGTNCEYDSAKAVARAGAVPEVIVINNMTAEDIANSVDAIADAIRRSHAIFIPGGFSGGDEPDGSGKFITAFFRNAKIKDAVHDLLKNRDGLMCGICNGFQALIKLGLVPYGEIVDVDENSPTLTFNTIGRHQSRIVRTRVASVKSPWLSRVNVDDVFAVPISHGEGRFLAGADTVADLIANGQVAAQYVDLDNQPTSDIHFNPNNSFMAIEAITSPDGRVLGKMGHSERVGEGLYRNVPDKFMMQLFESLVAYYQ